The following proteins are co-located in the Palaemon carinicauda isolate YSFRI2023 chromosome 3, ASM3689809v2, whole genome shotgun sequence genome:
- the LOC137635739 gene encoding KRAB-A domain-containing protein 2-like, whose protein sequence is MSESIELKFCDELLSRYEKCSKYFIPKDAYFQMIEDIRRASERKNSKSRHEYYLLSKYEVLQCGDVEKIIKKRQTLYESPVYYVSIEDTFDIVKRAHVATDHGGRDRMTKELQVKYDNIQRDTIELFKSLCLECQKKRKRPMTKGVVVKPILSTEFSLRGQVDLIDMQSMSCRIFKWIMVYQDQLTKFCVLCPLTSKHAAKVAFQLADIFLLLGASVIL, encoded by the coding sequence ATGTCTGAGAGCATAGAGTTAAAATTTTGTGACGAGTTGTTATCTAGGTATGAGAAGTGTTCCAAGTATTTCATTCCGAAAgacgcttattttcaaatgattgaggaCATTCGTAGAGCTAGCGAAAGAAAGAACTCGAAAAGTCGTCACGAATATTACCTTCTGAGTAAATATGAAGTGTTACAGTGTGGGgatgttgagaaaattattaagaaacgaCAAACTCTATACGAATCACCGGTGTACTATGTCTCCATTGAGGACACATTTGACATAGTTAAAAGAGCACACGTTGCAACTGATCATGGCGGTCGAGACAGAATGACAAAAGAACTCCAAGTGAAATATGACAACATTCAGCGAGATACAATTGAACTATTCAAGTCGTTATGCCTGGAATGCCAGAAAAAGAGAAAGCGACCAATGACAAAGGGTGTCGTAGTTAAACCGATTCTGAGTACTGAATTTTCATTACGTGGCCAGGTTGATCTCATAGACATGCAGTCTATGTCATGCAGAATCTTCAAATGGATTATGGTGTACCAAGACCAGCTGACAAAGTTCTGCGTTCTATGTCCACTCACATCAAAGCATGCAGCTAAAGTAGCATTCCAACTTGCTGATATCTTTCTACTTCTGGGTGCTTCTGTAATCCTTTAA